A window of the Gossypium hirsutum isolate 1008001.06 chromosome A03, Gossypium_hirsutum_v2.1, whole genome shotgun sequence genome harbors these coding sequences:
- the LOC107886739 gene encoding uncharacterized protein → MSSSSRAWIVAASIGAVEALKDQGICRWNYTVRSVVQHAKNHVRLASQAKNLSSQSSAAISKGLNNSKQSEESLRTVMYLSCWGPN, encoded by the coding sequence ATGAGTTCAAGTAGCAGAGCATGGATTGTTGCAGCTAGTATTGGAGCTGTGGAGGCACTGAAAGACCAAGGTATCTGCAGATGGAACTACACGGTAAGGTCAGTTGTGCAGCATGCCAAGAACCATGTGAGGTTAGCTTCACAGGCCAAGAACCTCTCTTCTCAATCCTCAGCTGCAATTTCAAAGGGACTGAACAATTCTAAACAATCAGAAGAGTCTTTGAGGACAGTCATGTACTTGAGTTGTTGGGGTCCCAACTGA